In the genome of Streptomyces racemochromogenes, one region contains:
- a CDS encoding glutamate ABC transporter substrate-binding protein — translation MRIRGTRVRRAADRLRGWGGVSAMAAACAVTAAAVLLPLAGSAPSGGSAVVRDPASVAVLPYAPADTCQDPEASLRPSGLDGPAIERIRKAGKLVAGVDQNSFKWGYRNPDGHLDGFDIDLVKAIAKDILGNEDLVIYRAIPTSQRVPALQEGRVDIVVRTMTINCKRLEDVAFSTAYFEAGQQVLAPKGSPITGYDASLKGRRICTATGSTAEAALKSQSYGSVGVSVANQLDCLVRLQLGEVDGIITDNALAAGQAAQDPSVQLVGAPFTRELYGVAMNKDASDLVRRVNKVLENYRAGGDQSPWATSYRKHFEDVLPRASVPPAPKYRDG, via the coding sequence ATGCGGATACGAGGCACACGGGTGCGGCGCGCGGCGGACCGGCTGCGGGGCTGGGGCGGGGTCAGCGCGATGGCCGCGGCCTGCGCGGTGACGGCCGCGGCGGTGCTGCTGCCGCTGGCCGGGTCCGCGCCGTCCGGCGGCTCCGCGGTGGTCCGCGACCCGGCGTCGGTGGCGGTGCTCCCGTACGCGCCGGCCGACACCTGTCAGGACCCGGAGGCCAGTCTGCGCCCGTCGGGGCTGGACGGCCCGGCGATCGAGCGGATCCGCAAGGCGGGCAAGCTCGTGGCGGGCGTGGACCAGAACAGCTTCAAGTGGGGCTACCGCAATCCCGACGGCCACCTGGACGGTTTCGACATCGACCTGGTCAAGGCGATAGCGAAGGACATCCTGGGCAACGAGGACCTGGTGATCTACCGGGCGATCCCGACCAGTCAGCGCGTCCCGGCGCTCCAGGAGGGCCGGGTCGACATCGTGGTGCGGACCATGACGATCAACTGCAAGCGGCTGGAGGACGTCGCGTTCTCGACGGCCTACTTCGAGGCGGGCCAGCAGGTGCTGGCGCCCAAGGGTTCGCCGATCACCGGCTACGACGCCTCGCTGAAGGGCCGCCGGATCTGCACGGCGACCGGTTCGACGGCGGAGGCGGCCCTGAAGTCCCAGTCGTACGGGTCGGTCGGGGTGTCGGTGGCGAACCAGCTGGACTGCCTGGTGCGGCTGCAGCTGGGCGAGGTGGACGGGATCATCACGGACAACGCGCTGGCCGCCGGGCAGGCGGCGCAGGACCCGTCGGTGCAGCTGGTCGGGGCGCCGTTCACCCGCGAGCTCTACGGGGTGGCGATGAACAAGGACGCCTCCGACCTGGTGCGCCGGGTGAACAAGGTGCTGGAGAACTACCGGGCGGGCGGTGACCAGAGCCCGTGGGCGACCTCGTACCGCAAGCACTTCGAGGACGTCCTGCCGAGGGCGAGCGTGCCGCCGGCGCCCAAGTACCGGGACGGCTGA
- a CDS encoding N-acetylglucosamine kinase, protein MGVAVPPACAVVAIDAGNSKTDAALVAADGTVLGTGRAGGFQPPVTGVEAAVDVLAEAVAGAAAAAGLPGVPRAARVSACLANADLPVEERRLTEAVAARGWGAATEVRNDTFAILRAGADGPLGVAVVCGAGINCVGMLPDGRTARFAALGQISGDWGGGGGLAQEALWWAARAEDGRGGPTALAAALPGHFGLASMAALIEALHLGGLDRGRLHELVPVLFAVAGAGDAVAAALVERQAEEVVALAAVALERLGLLGREAPVLLGGGVLAAGHRGLNGRIGELLAARAPLARPSVVTAPPVLGAALLGLDALGAPARAMARLRARFE, encoded by the coding sequence GTGGGCGTAGCCGTCCCGCCCGCCTGCGCCGTCGTCGCGATCGACGCGGGCAACAGCAAGACCGACGCCGCGCTGGTCGCCGCCGACGGCACCGTCCTCGGCACCGGGCGCGCCGGGGGCTTCCAGCCGCCCGTGACCGGTGTGGAGGCCGCCGTCGACGTCCTCGCGGAGGCGGTGGCCGGGGCGGCGGCGGCCGCCGGGCTGCCCGGGGTGCCGCGCGCGGCCCGGGTCTCGGCCTGTCTGGCCAACGCCGACCTGCCGGTGGAGGAGCGCCGGCTCACCGAGGCGGTGGCGGCGCGGGGCTGGGGCGCGGCCACCGAGGTGCGCAACGACACCTTCGCGATCCTGCGGGCGGGCGCGGACGGCCCGCTGGGGGTCGCCGTGGTCTGCGGGGCGGGCATCAACTGCGTGGGCATGCTGCCCGACGGGCGGACCGCCCGCTTCGCCGCCCTCGGGCAGATCTCCGGGGACTGGGGCGGCGGGGGCGGCCTGGCGCAGGAGGCCCTGTGGTGGGCGGCCCGCGCCGAGGACGGGCGGGGCGGTCCGACGGCCCTGGCGGCGGCGCTGCCGGGGCACTTCGGTCTGGCTTCGATGGCGGCGCTGATCGAGGCGCTGCACCTGGGCGGGCTGGACCGGGGGCGGCTGCACGAGCTGGTGCCGGTGCTGTTCGCGGTGGCGGGGGCGGGCGACGCGGTGGCGGCGGCGCTGGTGGAGCGGCAGGCCGAGGAGGTGGTGGCGCTGGCGGCGGTGGCGCTGGAGCGGCTCGGCCTGCTGGGGCGGGAGGCGCCGGTGCTGCTGGGCGGCGGTGTGCTGGCGGCCGGGCACCGGGGGCTGAACGGCCGGATCGGGGAACTGCTGGCCGCCCGCGCGCCCCTGGCCCGGCCCTCGGTGGTCACGGCCCCGCCGGTGCTGGGCGCGGCCCTGCTGGGCCTGGACGCGCTGGGTGCGCCGGCCCGGGCGATGGCGAGGCTGCGTGCCCGGTTCGAGTGA
- a CDS encoding 6-phospho-beta-glucosidase, with translation MKLAVVGGGSTYTPELADGFARLRDTLPVSELVLVDPAAERLELVGGLARRIFARQGHPGRVTTTSDLGAGVAGADAVLLQLRVGGQAARLQDETWPLECGCVGQETTGAGGLAKALRTVPVVLDIAERVRRAAPDAWIIDFTNPVGIVTRALLRAGHKAVGLCNVAIGFQRKFAALLDVAPAEVHLDHVGLNHLTWELGVRLGGPDGTDVLPRLLTEHGDAVAADLHLPRALLDRLGAVPSYYLRYFYAHDEVVRELGAKPSRAAEVAAMERELLALYADPALDEKPALLAKRGGAFYSEAAVDLAAALLGGGGPCVQVVNTRNGGTLPFLADDAVIEVQARVDGGGPVPLPAPRLDPLYAGLVAHVTAYEDLALDAALRGGRERVSRALLAHPLVGQYDLAEKLADRLLAHNKEHLPWA, from the coding sequence ATGAAACTCGCAGTGGTGGGCGGCGGTTCCACCTACACGCCCGAACTGGCCGACGGCTTCGCACGGCTGCGCGACACCCTGCCCGTCAGCGAACTCGTCCTGGTCGACCCGGCCGCCGAACGGCTTGAGCTGGTCGGCGGCCTGGCCCGGCGGATCTTCGCCCGCCAGGGCCACCCGGGGCGCGTCACCACCACCTCCGACCTGGGCGCGGGCGTCGCCGGCGCCGACGCGGTACTGCTACAGCTGCGCGTCGGCGGGCAGGCAGCCCGGCTCCAGGACGAGACGTGGCCGCTGGAGTGCGGCTGCGTCGGCCAGGAGACCACCGGCGCGGGCGGGCTCGCCAAGGCCCTGCGGACCGTACCGGTGGTCCTCGACATCGCCGAACGGGTCCGCCGGGCCGCGCCCGACGCCTGGATCATCGACTTCACCAACCCGGTCGGGATCGTCACCCGGGCCCTGCTCCGGGCCGGGCACAAGGCCGTCGGGCTGTGCAACGTCGCCATCGGCTTCCAGCGCAAGTTCGCGGCGCTGCTGGACGTGGCGCCCGCCGAGGTCCACCTCGACCACGTCGGCCTCAACCACCTGACCTGGGAGCTCGGTGTCCGGCTCGGCGGCCCGGACGGCACCGACGTGCTGCCGCGGCTGCTGACCGAGCACGGGGACGCCGTCGCCGCCGACCTGCACCTGCCCCGGGCGCTGCTGGACCGGCTCGGCGCGGTGCCCTCGTACTACCTGCGCTACTTCTACGCCCACGACGAGGTGGTCCGGGAACTCGGCGCGAAGCCCTCGCGGGCCGCCGAGGTCGCCGCGATGGAGCGGGAACTCCTCGCCCTGTACGCCGACCCCGCGCTCGACGAGAAGCCCGCACTGCTGGCCAAGCGGGGCGGGGCCTTCTACTCCGAGGCCGCCGTGGACCTCGCGGCGGCCCTGCTGGGCGGCGGCGGGCCCTGCGTCCAGGTCGTCAACACCCGCAACGGCGGCACCCTGCCGTTCCTGGCGGACGACGCCGTGATCGAGGTGCAGGCACGGGTCGACGGAGGCGGCCCGGTACCGCTGCCCGCGCCCCGGCTCGACCCCCTGTACGCCGGGCTGGTCGCGCACGTCACCGCGTACGAGGACCTCGCCCTGGACGCGGCCCTGCGCGGCGGGCGCGAGCGGGTCTCCAGGGCCCTGCTGGCCCATCCGCTGGTCGGACAGTACGACCTCGCCGAGAAGCTCGCCGACCGGCTCCTCGCGCACAACAAGGAGCACCTGCCGTGGGCGTAG
- a CDS encoding carbohydrate ABC transporter permease, translated as MADMRAHRRTAVLHWVGVHSLAVAAALFFVLPFVFLLLTSLMSDQQALTRELWPRTWEWGNYAQVWHTPGFLTWWRNTLLYAGLGTVLTVVSSVPVAYALAKFRFRGRRLALLLVIATMMLPPQVVVIPMYLFWAKQLDLSGTLWPLIVPLAFGDAFAIFLLRQFLLTIPDEYLDAARVDGCGEVRTLLRVVLPMAKPGIAAVALFQFFYAWNDYFGPQIYASDNPAAWTLSYGLESFKGAHHTNWNLTMAATVLVMAPVIVLFFFAQKAFVEGVTLTGVKG; from the coding sequence ATGGCCGACATGCGCGCACACCGCCGCACAGCCGTACTGCACTGGGTCGGGGTGCACTCCCTGGCCGTCGCCGCCGCCCTGTTCTTCGTCCTCCCCTTCGTCTTCCTCCTCCTCACCTCCCTGATGAGCGACCAGCAGGCACTCACCCGCGAGCTGTGGCCGCGCACCTGGGAATGGGGCAACTACGCGCAGGTCTGGCACACCCCCGGCTTCCTGACCTGGTGGCGCAACACCCTGCTGTACGCCGGGCTGGGGACCGTGCTGACCGTGGTGTCCTCGGTACCCGTCGCCTACGCCCTCGCCAAGTTCCGCTTCCGCGGACGGCGGCTCGCGCTGCTCCTGGTGATCGCCACGATGATGCTGCCACCCCAGGTGGTCGTCATCCCCATGTACCTCTTCTGGGCGAAGCAGCTCGACCTGTCCGGCACCCTGTGGCCGCTGATCGTGCCCCTGGCCTTCGGCGACGCGTTCGCGATCTTCCTGCTGCGGCAGTTCCTGCTGACCATCCCCGACGAGTACCTCGACGCGGCCCGCGTCGACGGCTGCGGCGAGGTCCGCACCCTGCTGCGCGTCGTCCTGCCCATGGCGAAGCCGGGGATCGCGGCCGTCGCCCTGTTCCAGTTCTTCTACGCCTGGAACGACTACTTCGGCCCGCAGATCTACGCCTCCGACAACCCGGCCGCCTGGACCCTCAGCTACGGCCTGGAGTCCTTCAAGGGGGCGCACCACACCAACTGGAACCTGACCATGGCGGCGACGGTGCTCGTCATGGCCCCGGTGATCGTCCTCTTCTTCTTCGCCCAGAAGGCGTTCGTCGAGGGAGTCACCCTGACCGGAGTGAAAGGCTGA
- a CDS encoding carbohydrate ABC transporter permease, with protein sequence MTTAADTPRTPALRARHRRAALRTLAFLSPWLIGSAVFFAYPLLSTVYFSFTRYDGFRPPVFNGLDNWSYVFTDYPLFWPAMRNTLWLVVVMVSCRVVFGLGVGLLVTRVKTGAGLFRTLFYLPYLAPPVAATLAFVFLLNPGTGPVNTLLDAAGLPAPGWFTDAGWSKPALTALAVWGTGDLMVIFMAALLDVPKEQYEAAELDGAGAWARFRHITLPNISPVVLFAVVTGVIQAMQYYTQPTVASKAAAGIIGGSGQQTEPGYPGRSTLTLPQTVYHLGFQRFDYGSACVLALVLFALSMACTALLMRRRGGLAGAGD encoded by the coding sequence ATGACCACGGCCGCGGACACCCCGCGCACCCCCGCCCTGCGGGCCAGGCACCGGCGCGCCGCCCTGCGGACCCTCGCCTTCCTGTCGCCCTGGCTGATCGGCTCCGCCGTCTTCTTCGCCTACCCGCTGCTGTCCACCGTCTACTTCTCCTTCACCCGCTACGACGGCTTCCGGCCCCCGGTCTTCAACGGCCTGGACAACTGGAGCTACGTCTTCACCGACTATCCGCTCTTCTGGCCGGCCATGCGCAACACCCTGTGGCTGGTCGTGGTCATGGTGAGCTGCCGGGTCGTCTTCGGCCTCGGCGTCGGGCTGCTCGTCACCCGGGTCAAGACCGGCGCCGGCCTCTTCCGGACCCTGTTCTACCTGCCCTACCTGGCCCCGCCCGTGGCCGCCACCCTCGCCTTCGTCTTCCTCCTCAACCCCGGCACGGGCCCGGTCAACACCCTGCTGGACGCCGCGGGGCTGCCCGCGCCCGGCTGGTTCACCGACGCCGGCTGGTCCAAGCCCGCGCTCACCGCCCTCGCGGTGTGGGGCACCGGCGACCTGATGGTGATCTTCATGGCCGCGCTGCTCGACGTACCGAAGGAGCAGTACGAGGCCGCCGAGCTGGACGGCGCCGGGGCCTGGGCCCGCTTCCGGCACATCACCCTGCCGAACATCTCCCCCGTCGTGCTGTTCGCCGTGGTCACCGGGGTCATCCAGGCCATGCAGTACTACACGCAGCCGACGGTCGCCTCGAAGGCCGCCGCCGGGATCATCGGCGGCTCCGGCCAGCAGACCGAGCCCGGCTACCCCGGCAGGTCCACGCTGACCCTCCCCCAGACCGTCTACCACCTCGGCTTCCAGCGCTTCGACTACGGCTCCGCCTGCGTCCTGGCCCTGGTGCTGTTCGCCCTCTCCATGGCGTGCACCGCGCTCCTGATGCGCCGCCGCGGCGGACTGGCCGGAGCGGGTGACTGA
- a CDS encoding ABC transporter substrate-binding protein: MPRAARLTTTAAALAAISVLATACTGQNGTAATDDPKAGVTLSFWHGWSAPSEVKAIQDSIDRFEKAHPNIKVKATGNMTDDKINQALRAGGDKAPDVVSSFATDSVGKFCNSGAFADLNPFMEKSGIDKAKVFPATLLEYTRYKDNQCTLPLLHDAYGLVYNKTAFAAAGITEAPVTWSEFAEAAQKLTKAKGDSYEQLGVMPTFHGYETTPMRLAAQWSPTYFTADGTSNLAGDPAFAKMLTAQKDLVAKLGGYEKLERFRAGFGDEWSAEHPFHKGLVAMQIDGEWRPAMAREAGVPFEIGTAPLPVPDDQRADYGKGYLSGTIMGISSASRKQNAAWELVRYMTTDTEAVVAFANAIHNIPSTLAALRSPQLQVTPESKTFLDIARHAKSNTTPARADGGAYQLTFQDFAYAVEKGDVPDLAAGLARTDRQIDTDIAKAE; encoded by the coding sequence ATGCCCCGAGCCGCACGCCTGACCACCACCGCGGCCGCCCTTGCCGCCATATCCGTACTCGCCACCGCCTGCACCGGCCAGAACGGCACCGCCGCGACCGACGACCCGAAGGCCGGCGTCACCCTCTCCTTCTGGCACGGCTGGTCCGCGCCCTCCGAGGTCAAGGCCATCCAGGACAGCATCGACCGCTTCGAGAAGGCCCACCCGAACATCAAGGTCAAGGCCACCGGCAACATGACCGACGACAAGATCAACCAGGCGCTGCGCGCGGGCGGGGACAAGGCCCCCGACGTCGTCTCCTCCTTCGCCACCGACAGCGTCGGCAAGTTCTGCAACTCCGGCGCCTTCGCCGACCTGAACCCCTTCATGGAGAAGTCAGGGATCGACAAGGCCAAGGTCTTCCCCGCGACCCTGCTGGAGTACACGCGGTACAAGGACAACCAGTGCACCCTGCCGCTGCTGCACGACGCCTACGGCCTCGTCTACAACAAGACCGCGTTCGCCGCCGCCGGGATCACCGAAGCGCCCGTGACGTGGAGCGAGTTCGCCGAGGCCGCGCAGAAGCTCACCAAGGCCAAGGGCGATTCGTACGAGCAGCTGGGCGTGATGCCCACCTTCCACGGCTACGAGACCACCCCGATGCGGCTGGCCGCGCAGTGGAGCCCCACCTACTTCACCGCCGACGGCACGTCCAACCTGGCCGGCGACCCGGCCTTCGCGAAGATGCTGACCGCGCAGAAGGACCTGGTAGCCAAGCTCGGCGGCTACGAGAAGCTGGAACGGTTCCGCGCCGGCTTCGGTGACGAGTGGAGCGCCGAACACCCCTTCCACAAGGGGCTCGTCGCCATGCAGATCGACGGCGAGTGGCGCCCGGCCATGGCCAGGGAGGCCGGCGTCCCCTTCGAGATCGGCACCGCCCCGCTGCCCGTGCCCGACGACCAGCGGGCCGACTACGGCAAGGGCTACCTCTCCGGCACCATCATGGGCATCTCCTCCGCGAGCCGGAAGCAGAACGCCGCCTGGGAGCTGGTGCGGTACATGACCACCGACACCGAGGCCGTCGTCGCCTTCGCCAACGCCATCCACAACATCCCGTCCACGCTGGCCGCGCTGCGCTCGCCGCAGCTCCAGGTCACCCCCGAGTCGAAGACGTTCCTCGACATCGCCCGGCACGCGAAGTCGAACACCACCCCCGCCCGGGCCGACGGGGGCGCCTACCAGCTGACCTTCCAGGACTTCGCGTACGCCGTGGAGAAGGGCGACGTCCCCGACCTCGCCGCCGGGCTCGCCCGGACCGACCGGCAGATCGACACGGACATCGCGAAGGCCGAGTAG
- a CDS encoding ROK family transcriptional regulator — MPATTPGTPSLLRAMNDRAALELLLAHGPLSRTRIGHLTGLSKPTASQLLARLEAAGLVVATGTDGGRPGPNAQLYALNARAAHVGGLDVTPDRVLAAVADLAGTVVGGFELPYTEGADAVGQVTRALGGALEDAGLTLPDLHRLVIATPGAFDPRTGRLRYASHLPGWHSPTLLDELAAALPLPVEYENDVNLAAVAEQRLGAARGHEDFVLLWNEEGLGAALVLGGRLHRGWTGGAGEVGFLPVPGHPLVRQVTRANTGGYQELAGVQVLPALAAAAGLGPGCAPGAPHTAQVAAGAELLRRAAAEPEGARLAFLRSYATALATGLASLVAVLDPEIVVLSGALITAGGDPLRALLEDELAELAPSRPRLVTGEVRERPVLRGALESALAATREEVFDTSR, encoded by the coding sequence ATGCCCGCCACCACCCCGGGAACACCCAGCCTGCTGCGCGCCATGAACGACCGCGCCGCCCTGGAGCTGCTGCTGGCGCACGGCCCCCTGTCCCGGACCCGGATCGGGCACCTCACCGGGCTGTCGAAGCCCACCGCCTCCCAGCTGCTCGCCCGGCTGGAGGCCGCCGGGCTCGTCGTCGCCACCGGCACCGACGGCGGCCGCCCCGGACCGAACGCCCAGCTGTACGCGCTCAACGCCCGGGCCGCCCACGTCGGCGGCCTCGACGTGACCCCCGACCGGGTGCTCGCCGCCGTCGCGGACCTGGCCGGCACCGTGGTCGGCGGCTTCGAGCTCCCCTACACCGAGGGCGCCGACGCCGTCGGCCAGGTCACCCGCGCCCTCGGCGGAGCCCTGGAGGACGCCGGGCTGACCCTGCCCGACCTGCACCGCCTGGTCATCGCCACCCCCGGCGCCTTCGACCCGCGCACCGGACGGCTGCGCTACGCCAGCCACCTCCCCGGCTGGCACTCCCCCACCCTCCTCGACGAGCTGGCCGCGGCACTGCCCCTGCCGGTCGAGTACGAGAACGACGTCAACCTCGCCGCGGTCGCCGAGCAGCGCCTCGGCGCGGCCCGCGGCCACGAGGACTTCGTCCTGCTGTGGAACGAGGAGGGCCTCGGCGCCGCACTGGTCCTCGGCGGACGGCTGCACCGCGGCTGGACGGGCGGCGCGGGCGAGGTCGGCTTCCTGCCCGTACCCGGCCACCCCCTGGTCCGCCAGGTCACCCGGGCCAACACCGGCGGCTACCAGGAGCTGGCCGGCGTACAGGTGCTGCCCGCGCTCGCCGCCGCGGCCGGACTCGGCCCCGGCTGCGCCCCGGGCGCCCCGCACACCGCGCAGGTGGCCGCCGGGGCCGAGCTGCTGCGGCGGGCCGCCGCCGAACCGGAGGGCGCCCGCCTGGCCTTCCTCCGGTCGTACGCCACCGCGCTCGCGACCGGTCTCGCCTCGCTGGTCGCCGTACTCGACCCGGAGATCGTGGTCCTGTCGGGCGCCCTGATCACCGCGGGCGGCGACCCGCTGCGCGCCCTGCTGGAGGACGAGCTCGCCGAACTGGCCCCCTCCCGGCCGCGGCTGGTCACCGGCGAGGTGCGCGAGCGTCCCGTGCTGCGGGGCGCCCTGGAGAGCGCGCTGGCCGCCACCCGCGAGGAAGTCTTCGACACCTCCCGCTGA
- a CDS encoding mechanosensitive ion channel family protein translates to MPSPATLLPQAASTTDDAAESVTNAASFVEENWATWLSIGLRILLIIVIAVALRSVVRKALTKLISRMNTSAEAVEGTALGGLLVNAERRRQRSEAIGSVLRSVSSFLILGTAALMVLAALKIDLGPLLASAGVAGVAIGFGARNLVTDFLSGVFMIMEDQYGVGDKIDAGVASGEVIEVGLRVTKLRGDSGEIWYVRNGEIKRIGNLSQGWATAGVAVQVKPTENLAHIREVVQGVADTLAKETPWDERLWGPVEVLGLDEVLLASMTVKVSAKTMPGQQFAVERELRWRIKEAFDAAGIRIIGGAPAPGEDEAPADPAAAVSAPSALANPASPQSLATAPIPPAPAPAPGVRLPK, encoded by the coding sequence GTGCCCTCGCCCGCCACCCTGCTGCCGCAGGCCGCGTCCACCACCGACGACGCCGCCGAGAGCGTGACGAACGCCGCGAGCTTCGTCGAGGAGAACTGGGCCACCTGGCTGAGCATCGGCCTGCGGATCCTGCTGATCATCGTGATAGCGGTGGCGCTGCGCAGCGTGGTCCGCAAGGCCCTGACGAAGCTGATAAGCCGGATGAACACCAGCGCGGAGGCCGTGGAGGGCACGGCGCTGGGCGGGCTGCTGGTCAATGCCGAGCGGCGGCGCCAGCGGTCGGAGGCGATCGGGTCGGTGCTGCGTTCGGTGTCCTCGTTCCTGATCCTGGGTACGGCCGCGCTGATGGTCCTGGCGGCGCTGAAGATCGATCTGGGGCCGCTGCTGGCGAGTGCCGGTGTGGCCGGTGTGGCGATCGGTTTCGGTGCGCGCAACCTGGTGACGGACTTCCTCTCCGGCGTCTTCATGATCATGGAGGACCAGTACGGCGTGGGCGACAAGATCGATGCCGGGGTGGCCTCCGGCGAGGTGATCGAGGTCGGTCTGCGCGTGACCAAGCTGCGCGGCGACAGCGGTGAGATCTGGTACGTCCGCAACGGCGAGATCAAGCGCATCGGGAACCTGAGCCAGGGCTGGGCGACGGCGGGCGTGGCCGTGCAGGTCAAGCCGACGGAGAACCTGGCGCACATCCGCGAGGTGGTCCAGGGCGTCGCGGACACCCTGGCCAAGGAGACCCCGTGGGACGAGCGCCTGTGGGGCCCGGTGGAGGTGCTGGGCCTGGACGAGGTGCTGCTGGCCTCCATGACGGTGAAGGTGTCGGCGAAGACCATGCCGGGCCAGCAGTTCGCGGTGGAGCGCGAGCTGCGCTGGCGGATCAAGGAGGCCTTCGACGCGGCCGGCATCCGGATCATCGGCGGCGCGCCGGCCCCGGGCGAGGACGAGGCCCCGGCCGACCCGGCGGCGGCCGTCTCGGCGCCCTCCGCACTCGCCAACCCGGCCTCCCCCCAGTCCCTGGCCACCGCCCCGATACCGCCGGCGCCCGCGCCCGCTCCGGGGGTCCGGCTGCCCAAGTAG
- a CDS encoding HNH endonuclease, which yields MPHVLVLNASYEPLGVVPLRRALVLVLENKAVSLEESGAFLHSATRAVPAPSVVRLKRFVRVPYRGPVPLTRRALFARDGGRCMYCGAVATSVDHVIPRSRGGQHVWDNVVAACRRCNHVKADRHLLELGWRLRHQPAPPSGLAWRIIGTGHRDPRWMPYLQPYGAQDALERIGVPTATAAAAS from the coding sequence GTGCCGCACGTCCTGGTCCTCAACGCGTCGTACGAGCCCCTCGGCGTCGTACCGCTCCGCCGCGCGCTCGTCCTCGTCCTGGAGAACAAGGCAGTCTCCCTGGAGGAATCGGGCGCCTTCCTGCACAGCGCGACACGCGCCGTCCCCGCGCCCAGCGTGGTCAGGCTCAAGCGCTTCGTGCGGGTCCCCTACCGGGGGCCCGTTCCACTCACCCGCCGCGCGCTGTTCGCCCGCGACGGCGGACGCTGCATGTACTGCGGGGCCGTCGCCACCAGCGTGGACCACGTGATCCCGCGCAGCCGCGGGGGCCAGCACGTCTGGGACAACGTGGTCGCCGCATGCCGGCGGTGCAACCACGTCAAGGCGGACCGGCACCTGCTGGAACTCGGCTGGCGCCTGCGCCACCAGCCCGCTCCGCCGTCGGGGCTGGCGTGGCGGATCATCGGGACGGGGCACCGGGATCCGCGGTGGATGCCGTACCTCCAGCCGTACGGGGCGCAGGACGCGCTGGAGCGCATCGGCGTCCCGACGGCGACGGCCGCCGCCGCGTCCTGA